A window of the Haloarcula rubripromontorii genome harbors these coding sequences:
- a CDS encoding IclR family transcriptional regulator — MAIPPAVNRPVGTIERAIEIMEYLKKHDTATVSEMTAHLGCAKSTTHRYMKTLAANSLLVEDDNEYQLGIRFLDYGEVARNKYRLYDEAKPRVDELAEETEEKIWCAVEEHGRSVHIYGAQGKHSVQTYARVGHRNYLHQHAAGKAILAHLPDTQITETIDRHGLPGRTPQTITDRDELWEEIETIRDRGYAFNFEESVEGLHAVGAPITDENDIAIGAISVSGPASRLEGSILRDELPTLLLGVVNEIGINMAHP; from the coding sequence ATGGCAATCCCGCCCGCTGTCAACAGGCCGGTCGGAACAATCGAGCGAGCAATCGAGATCATGGAGTATCTCAAGAAACACGACACGGCCACGGTGTCGGAAATGACAGCCCACCTCGGCTGTGCGAAGAGTACGACGCACAGATATATGAAGACACTCGCGGCCAACAGTCTCCTCGTCGAGGACGACAACGAGTATCAGCTCGGAATCCGCTTTCTGGACTACGGCGAAGTGGCACGGAACAAGTATCGGCTCTACGACGAGGCGAAGCCGAGAGTCGACGAACTCGCAGAAGAGACAGAGGAAAAGATCTGGTGTGCAGTCGAGGAACACGGCCGGAGCGTCCACATCTACGGCGCGCAGGGCAAACACTCGGTACAGACGTACGCCCGGGTTGGCCATCGGAACTACCTCCACCAGCACGCCGCGGGGAAGGCCATACTCGCACACCTTCCCGATACCCAGATCACAGAGACCATCGACAGGCATGGCTTGCCTGGCCGGACGCCACAGACCATCACCGACCGGGACGAACTCTGGGAAGAAATCGAGACCATCCGTGACCGCGGATACGCGTTCAACTTTGAGGAGTCTGTGGAGGGCCTGCACGCGGTCGGGGCCCCGATTACGGACGAAAACGACATTGCCATCGGGGCGATCAGTGTGTCCGGTCCGGCGAGCCGCCTTGAGGGTTCCATTCTCCGGGACGAACTGCCGACGCTGCTACTGGGCGTCGTCAACGAGATCGGCATAAACATGGCTCATCCCTGA
- a CDS encoding EthD domain-containing protein yields the protein MPKIVDLLVRRDGYTHEEFANRWQGDHSELAMDLPGLQRYVTSVPTDPERAAYDGVLELYFEDMNALSAAFDSDLAETVQADAAEFIDLEAGPRLIVEETVQLDERDD from the coding sequence ATGCCAAAAATCGTCGATTTACTCGTCCGGAGAGATGGTTACACTCACGAGGAGTTCGCCAACCGATGGCAGGGCGACCACTCGGAGCTAGCGATGGACTTGCCAGGACTGCAACGCTACGTGACATCTGTCCCAACCGACCCAGAGCGTGCGGCGTACGACGGCGTGCTGGAGCTGTATTTCGAGGACATGAACGCACTCAGCGCCGCGTTCGATTCGGACCTTGCTGAGACGGTTCAGGCTGACGCGGCCGAGTTTATCGACCTAGAGGCCGGTCCCCGGCTGATCGTCGAGGAAACGGTCCAGCTCGACGAAAGAGACGACTGA
- a CDS encoding VOC family protein has translation MSVDPPIRVDHIGIAVEHIADAEPFLFALGCRKLIEESVEGRFRWAQYDFNQDASRLELIAPEAPDTFLTSYLDDYGPGLHHVTLEVAAVDAVKAILERNGYSVVEHREYQDWTEAFVPPSNPTGALIQLFEYHDSYDADRPPAGKLYVDGSRLNG, from the coding sequence ATGTCTGTGGATCCGCCGATCCGTGTCGACCACATCGGGATCGCTGTCGAGCATATCGCCGACGCTGAACCGTTCCTGTTCGCACTCGGCTGTCGGAAACTCATCGAAGAGTCCGTCGAAGGACGGTTTCGCTGGGCGCAGTACGACTTCAATCAAGACGCGTCGCGGCTCGAACTCATCGCACCGGAGGCACCGGACACGTTCCTCACGTCGTATCTCGACGACTACGGGCCGGGATTGCACCACGTCACGCTCGAAGTAGCTGCTGTTGACGCCGTGAAAGCGATACTGGAGCGCAACGGTTACAGCGTCGTCGAACACCGCGAGTATCAGGACTGGACCGAGGCGTTTGTGCCACCGTCGAACCCGACCGGAGCGCTCATTCAACTGTTCGAGTATCACGATAGTTACGACGCTGACCGACCACCTGCCGGGAAGCTCTACGTCGATGGCAGCCGACTCAACGGTTGA
- a CDS encoding penicillin acylase family protein: protein MPTQHQHSWQHLSRRTLLKTGAAVTGMTGIGAIETELAYAQADDATVTIRRDDYGVPHIYARDADSRAPVFYGFGYATAADRLYQLELYRRYYHGTVAAVLGAGDEDTDWVQFDIEARRNTAGEPPLDEQAAEQLTADQRAVLQAFTDGINRYITEVRESEDLQFHQAFQEHGFEPEAFTTTDAAGMFVASMAYFSGFQLETLSATVLDALTQETGSEQRAMELFEDLQWGDDPGCPTSTVQPADTYSPSYTDVGAGPTPNVTGGQQTDRVTRGASGPSATPSNVVTGGDYTPPADADGMHEGEMDRMRTLASGLDRLGLPIKYGSNALAVQGDITASGDALLMGGPQMGFNTPSIMYEASLHGPDFDIAGVTVAGYPFIMFGHNRNGALTSTAGIDNCIQMFTESITTNSSGPDTYTFQGEEYEVETVERTITVADGEDVTYTERFTRHGVVTQWDPDNGEALAQTKSYAGRHMNCWRAFYECQFATDAEAFRESAKRCDYALNFMWADKDGDIAYVHLGRYPDSEAVDWDTRLPADGTQYELTASDYLRAADGDVPYAINPEPGYSAQWNNKPAPAWNNGDLSYSWSTDHRVQRIINLVEQRLAQEGTVDYDFLKTVIYDISFTDLRSIRYRDHLLDALADADLSDTEQQARDELASWDHFAQADGEDNEGRHSAGYTIWDATFPYILEEVFSETFGSAYGPASFFLGYDYGRGTLMRVLNPAETALTTQAEYADGDITDALVSAFRTAVGDLAEQYDGAPETWRREAALHEFDNLALFGMPTGVTSAGNTALMNRGTENHVVRLSDDPQAENILPPGNDGYVAPDGTTGEHYADQLAMFENFEYKQLLFADAAIESATTETRTLALPANATGGAIGNTPTTDSTETDEGTAASGATTTDETDSADTATGTTTATDASGPGFTTLTGATAVLGTALAWLYRQEDDTR from the coding sequence ATGCCAACACAGCACCAGCACTCGTGGCAGCACCTCTCTCGACGAACACTTCTGAAGACAGGGGCCGCGGTTACCGGCATGACCGGAATCGGTGCCATCGAGACGGAGTTGGCGTACGCGCAGGCAGACGATGCCACGGTCACGATACGACGAGACGACTATGGCGTTCCACACATCTACGCCCGCGACGCTGACAGCCGTGCGCCGGTGTTCTACGGATTCGGATACGCAACGGCGGCAGACCGGCTCTATCAGCTCGAACTGTACCGGCGGTACTATCACGGGACTGTCGCGGCGGTCCTCGGTGCGGGTGACGAGGACACCGACTGGGTCCAGTTCGATATCGAAGCGCGGCGCAACACCGCAGGCGAGCCGCCACTGGACGAGCAGGCCGCTGAACAGTTGACGGCGGACCAGCGAGCGGTCCTGCAGGCGTTTACAGACGGCATCAACCGATACATTACCGAAGTCCGTGAAAGCGAGGACCTGCAGTTCCATCAGGCGTTTCAGGAACACGGGTTCGAACCCGAGGCGTTTACCACGACCGACGCTGCTGGGATGTTCGTCGCCAGTATGGCGTATTTCAGCGGCTTCCAGCTTGAGACACTCAGTGCGACTGTCCTTGACGCACTCACGCAGGAAACCGGGAGCGAACAGCGTGCGATGGAGCTATTCGAGGACCTGCAGTGGGGCGACGACCCCGGCTGCCCGACCTCGACGGTCCAGCCAGCGGATACCTACTCCCCTTCCTATACCGACGTGGGCGCAGGGCCGACACCCAACGTAACTGGGGGACAGCAGACAGACAGGGTGACACGCGGGGCAAGCGGCCCGTCTGCGACGCCGAGCAACGTCGTTACCGGCGGGGACTACACGCCCCCAGCTGACGCTGACGGAATGCACGAGGGCGAAATGGACCGGATGCGAACGCTTGCGTCCGGACTCGACAGGCTTGGCCTCCCGATCAAGTACGGCAGCAACGCCCTCGCTGTCCAGGGTGATATCACGGCCAGTGGCGATGCGCTACTGATGGGCGGGCCACAGATGGGGTTCAACACCCCCTCGATAATGTACGAAGCGAGCCTCCACGGCCCGGACTTCGATATCGCCGGTGTCACAGTTGCGGGATATCCGTTCATCATGTTCGGACACAATCGCAACGGGGCACTGACCTCGACCGCCGGCATCGACAACTGCATCCAGATGTTCACGGAGTCGATTACGACCAACTCGTCGGGGCCGGACACGTACACCTTTCAGGGCGAGGAGTACGAGGTTGAAACGGTCGAGCGGACAATTACTGTCGCTGATGGCGAGGACGTGACGTATACTGAACGGTTCACTCGCCACGGTGTCGTGACCCAGTGGGACCCTGACAACGGGGAAGCACTGGCACAGACGAAATCATACGCCGGCCGGCATATGAACTGCTGGCGGGCTTTCTATGAATGTCAGTTCGCGACGGACGCCGAGGCGTTCCGGGAATCAGCCAAGCGGTGTGACTATGCGTTGAACTTCATGTGGGCCGACAAGGACGGTGACATCGCGTATGTCCATCTGGGTCGGTATCCGGACAGCGAAGCGGTCGACTGGGACACCCGGCTGCCAGCCGATGGAACACAGTACGAGCTCACGGCGTCGGACTACCTGCGTGCGGCTGACGGTGACGTGCCCTACGCAATCAACCCCGAACCGGGGTACTCGGCACAGTGGAACAACAAACCCGCGCCTGCGTGGAACAACGGTGACCTGAGCTATTCGTGGTCGACCGACCACCGTGTGCAACGCATCATCAATCTGGTCGAGCAGCGGTTAGCGCAGGAGGGGACAGTTGATTATGACTTTCTGAAGACTGTTATCTACGACATCTCCTTCACCGACCTGCGTTCGATTCGGTACAGAGACCATCTGCTGGATGCGCTTGCGGACGCGGATCTCTCGGATACCGAACAGCAAGCACGCGACGAACTGGCCTCGTGGGACCACTTTGCACAGGCTGACGGCGAGGACAACGAGGGGCGCCACTCTGCTGGCTACACCATCTGGGATGCGACGTTCCCGTACATTCTGGAGGAGGTTTTCAGCGAGACGTTCGGAAGTGCCTACGGCCCGGCATCGTTCTTCCTCGGCTACGACTACGGTCGCGGCACCCTGATGCGGGTCCTCAACCCGGCGGAGACAGCACTGACGACGCAGGCAGAGTACGCGGATGGTGACATCACGGACGCGCTGGTCAGCGCGTTCCGGACGGCTGTGGGCGACCTCGCCGAGCAATACGACGGTGCCCCGGAGACTTGGCGGCGTGAGGCAGCGCTACACGAGTTCGACAATCTCGCGCTGTTCGGGATGCCTACCGGTGTCACGTCCGCGGGGAACACGGCGCTGATGAACCGCGGAACCGAGAACCACGTCGTCCGGCTGAGTGACGACCCGCAGGCAGAGAACATCCTCCCGCCCGGAAACGACGGCTACGTCGCACCAGACGGCACTACTGGCGAGCATTACGCCGACCAGCTGGCGATGTTCGAGAATTTCGAGTACAAACAGCTGTTGTTCGCCGACGCAGCTATTGAGTCCGCCACGACCGAGACCCGAACGCTGGCGCTGCCGGCAAACGCAACTGGCGGTGCTATCGGTAACACGCCGACGACTGACAGCACCGAGACAGACGAGGGTACTGCGGCGAGCGGCGCAACGACTACCGATGAGACAGACAGCGCGGACACAGCGACGGGGACGACTACCGCGACTGACGCCAGTGGACCCGGCTTCACGACACTGACTGGGGCGACAGCAGTCCTTGGGACTGCGCTGGCGTGGCTGTACAGACAAGAGGACGACACCAGATAG
- a CDS encoding ABC transporter substrate-binding protein: MSSEGTSSDRTVGIDRSRRQFLAAAGAVGALGLAGCQGGSTGGDEAVTIASLNPMTGPFSSLGPGQRTGAELAVTEINNNDDYDFEFELVTGDTETEAGAAQSEAQRVVQEEGAEFVFGAISSSVALGLNDFAAQSEHIYFPGGAAVPITGSACNEWVFRFETNTAQIAEAISAYSVNNLGNNVWFHYADYAYGDSVYNRTSRRMAAASDDYTEVGTSTSELGASNYGSFITQISNSDADVVVLGMTGGDLVNFTNQAADQGLTDQIAVVGPTQTFQSVRAGTGSNSVGTFGGARYDPSLDTGDNQAFVEAYASENDREPGNFARVGYDSLRLMAKGMNEAGSTEPADVRDALEGGTFTTVLGDITLRESDHQATNPTWMAELVEGDGDTADVELLEQVPGSETLPPASDLGCEM; encoded by the coding sequence ATGTCGAGCGAAGGTACCTCATCAGACCGTACTGTAGGAATCGACCGGTCACGGAGACAGTTCCTCGCCGCAGCCGGCGCGGTCGGCGCGCTTGGCCTCGCCGGCTGTCAGGGCGGGTCCACGGGTGGCGACGAGGCAGTGACTATTGCGAGCCTGAACCCGATGACTGGCCCGTTCAGCTCTCTCGGACCGGGCCAGCGCACTGGGGCTGAACTCGCCGTCACGGAGATAAACAACAACGACGACTACGACTTCGAGTTCGAGCTGGTGACGGGCGATACAGAAACCGAGGCCGGGGCCGCACAGTCCGAGGCACAGCGCGTCGTTCAAGAAGAGGGGGCAGAGTTTGTGTTCGGTGCGATATCAAGCTCCGTTGCACTCGGGCTGAACGACTTTGCCGCTCAGTCGGAGCATATCTATTTCCCGGGCGGCGCAGCAGTCCCGATCACCGGGTCTGCCTGCAACGAATGGGTGTTCCGCTTCGAAACGAACACCGCACAGATTGCCGAGGCGATATCGGCGTACTCAGTCAACAATTTGGGGAACAACGTCTGGTTCCACTACGCGGACTACGCGTACGGCGACTCGGTGTACAACCGCACCAGCAGGCGCATGGCGGCCGCCAGCGACGACTACACCGAGGTCGGGACATCAACGTCCGAGTTGGGTGCCAGCAACTACGGCTCGTTCATCACGCAGATCAGCAACTCTGACGCTGACGTGGTCGTGCTTGGGATGACCGGTGGTGATCTGGTGAACTTCACCAACCAGGCCGCGGATCAGGGCCTCACCGACCAGATCGCTGTCGTCGGTCCGACCCAGACGTTCCAGAGCGTCCGTGCCGGAACCGGGTCGAACAGCGTCGGCACATTCGGCGGCGCTCGGTACGACCCTTCGCTCGACACCGGTGACAATCAGGCGTTCGTCGAGGCCTACGCCAGCGAGAACGACCGTGAGCCCGGCAACTTCGCCCGCGTTGGCTACGACTCGCTGCGGTTGATGGCGAAAGGCATGAACGAGGCCGGAAGTACCGAACCGGCGGATGTCCGAGACGCCCTCGAAGGTGGCACGTTCACGACAGTACTGGGAGACATCACCCTTCGAGAGAGCGATCATCAGGCCACGAACCCAACGTGGATGGCTGAGCTCGTTGAAGGCGACGGTGATACAGCGGATGTGGAACTCCTTGAGCAGGTCCCGGGTTCGGAAACACTCCCACCGGCCAGTGACCTCGGCTGTGAGATGTAG
- a CDS encoding ABC transporter permease — protein MVAADFIEQLLNGLTLGMVYVLLAAGLSVIFGVMDVINFSHGELFALGAYFALTIIAPFGAGTGFWVAIVVAPVVVGLIGAAIERTTVRPLYGRDPLYHILLTFGLVLVINDGIRLIWGTQQRQLAVPAYLSRPVSILGVQVSVYNYFMIVFAALLAVVTWYLLNRTKYGMIIRAGSQDREMVRNVGIDIDQYYTLVFGVGAALAAVAGIVLGGYQNVNTGMGNSVIIPAFVVVVLGGLGSFRGAVFGGLLVGVVQTLMRAYSGTVLATFGETTLSVPNLEGLTVYLLMIAVLLVKPQGLFGTRGDESEGEGELLVGGYGGILADSTRVRLGGIAVAALAVAPVAILLMGDQYYLVVLNEILIWAIFALSLDIVMGYAGLVPLGHTMFYGVGAYTAALVMLHYSQSVFVVLLGAILLCALLAWVVGSLSIRVSGVYFAMITLAFAELLYSAVFKFDFTGGSDGLLGFEAFLGLGSVGASLSNIEFGVLGYEVGQQFVFYYLALLIAVLSFLFARRMMNAPFGSVLQSIRESEERAEFIGYDVNRYKRRAFVVSGGMAGLAGGLLAVSPSTVIISPDQTLNWIHSGEVIVIALFGGMGTLYGPMIGSGVFFGAEEFLSSYTDQWRLIIGTMFVLFVLFVPRGIVSIPSLVAQRLETANNADGAVDMDEREVRSDD, from the coding sequence ATGGTTGCTGCCGATTTCATCGAACAACTGCTGAATGGCCTCACCCTGGGGATGGTTTACGTCCTGCTAGCCGCCGGGCTGTCAGTCATTTTCGGCGTGATGGACGTGATCAACTTCTCCCATGGCGAACTGTTCGCACTCGGTGCGTACTTCGCGCTGACCATCATTGCGCCGTTCGGAGCGGGGACTGGATTCTGGGTCGCGATAGTGGTTGCCCCGGTCGTCGTCGGTCTCATCGGGGCCGCTATCGAGCGAACGACTGTCCGGCCGTTATACGGTCGGGACCCGCTGTATCACATTCTCCTGACGTTCGGGCTGGTGCTCGTAATCAACGACGGCATCCGTCTTATTTGGGGGACACAGCAACGACAGCTAGCTGTCCCGGCGTATCTGAGCCGCCCGGTGTCTATACTGGGCGTTCAAGTATCGGTGTATAATTATTTCATGATCGTCTTTGCGGCGTTGCTCGCGGTCGTGACGTGGTACCTGCTGAACCGGACAAAGTACGGGATGATTATCCGTGCCGGGTCACAGGACCGTGAGATGGTTCGTAACGTCGGGATCGACATCGACCAGTACTACACGCTGGTCTTTGGCGTCGGTGCGGCGCTCGCTGCCGTCGCCGGGATTGTCCTCGGCGGCTACCAGAACGTAAACACTGGCATGGGCAACAGCGTCATCATTCCGGCGTTCGTCGTCGTCGTCCTCGGCGGTCTCGGTAGTTTCAGAGGGGCCGTCTTCGGCGGATTGCTCGTCGGTGTCGTCCAGACGCTTATGCGGGCCTACAGCGGGACTGTCCTTGCCACATTCGGTGAGACAACGCTGAGCGTTCCCAATCTCGAAGGGCTGACCGTGTACCTGCTTATGATCGCGGTGTTGCTCGTCAAACCGCAAGGACTGTTCGGAACCCGGGGTGACGAGTCGGAAGGGGAAGGTGAACTTCTCGTCGGTGGGTACGGCGGGATACTGGCAGACAGCACACGGGTCCGGCTCGGCGGAATCGCCGTTGCCGCGCTCGCAGTCGCGCCAGTGGCGATTCTGCTCATGGGCGATCAGTACTACCTTGTCGTCCTCAACGAGATTCTCATCTGGGCTATCTTCGCACTGAGTCTCGATATCGTGATGGGCTATGCCGGACTGGTGCCACTCGGCCACACAATGTTCTACGGCGTCGGCGCATACACCGCTGCGCTCGTGATGTTGCACTACTCGCAGTCGGTTTTCGTCGTGTTACTTGGGGCTATCCTCCTCTGTGCCCTCTTGGCTTGGGTCGTCGGCAGCCTCTCCATTCGGGTTTCCGGCGTGTATTTCGCGATGATTACGCTGGCGTTTGCGGAGTTACTCTACAGCGCTGTGTTCAAGTTCGACTTCACCGGCGGGAGCGACGGACTGCTCGGCTTTGAGGCGTTCCTCGGACTCGGTAGTGTCGGGGCGTCGCTCTCGAACATTGAGTTCGGGGTCCTCGGGTACGAAGTCGGACAGCAGTTCGTGTTCTACTATCTCGCCCTGCTGATTGCTGTACTCTCTTTCCTGTTCGCTCGGCGAATGATGAACGCACCGTTTGGTAGTGTCCTGCAGTCGATCCGGGAAAGCGAAGAGCGGGCGGAGTTCATCGGGTACGACGTCAACAGATACAAACGTCGAGCGTTTGTTGTTAGCGGCGGCATGGCCGGACTGGCCGGGGGTCTCCTCGCCGTCAGTCCGTCGACTGTCATTATCTCACCGGACCAGACCCTCAATTGGATCCACTCGGGCGAGGTCATCGTGATCGCGCTGTTCGGTGGGATGGGGACACTGTACGGTCCCATGATTGGCTCTGGTGTCTTCTTTGGTGCCGAGGAATTCCTCTCGTCGTACACCGACCAGTGGCGGCTCATTATCGGAACGATGTTCGTGCTGTTCGTGCTGTTTGTCCCACGCGGTATCGTATCGATTCCGTCCCTCGTCGCACAGCGACTTGAGACGGCCAACAACGCGGATGGTGCCGTTGACATGGACGAACGGGAAGTGAGAAGCGATGACTGA
- a CDS encoding ABC transporter ATP-binding protein, producing the protein MTETVLETDGLTKRFGKLTAVDDVSLSVADGEFRSVIGPNGAGKTTTFNLITGALSPSAGVVRFKGEDITNVAPHERVGRGLGRSFQITNVFGGLTVRENVRLAAQSVHSDEINPGEALFSDKNGFDEITEQTGTVLEQIGLHDRADEHAEALAYGDQRRLELGLVLATDPDLVMLDEPTAGMSSEETQATMKLIDDVLSDRSLMLIEHDIDLVMRVSDRITVLTRGEELASGTPEEIANNEDVRDAYLGGVRE; encoded by the coding sequence ATGACTGAGACTGTCCTCGAAACGGACGGACTGACGAAGCGGTTCGGAAAGCTCACCGCTGTTGACGACGTGTCGCTGTCAGTTGCGGACGGTGAGTTCAGGAGCGTTATCGGACCAAACGGGGCCGGGAAGACGACGACGTTCAATCTCATCACTGGCGCGCTATCGCCGTCGGCGGGCGTGGTACGGTTCAAGGGTGAGGATATTACTAACGTCGCGCCACACGAACGGGTCGGCCGCGGACTGGGACGGTCGTTCCAGATTACGAACGTGTTCGGCGGTCTCACCGTAAGAGAAAACGTGCGTCTGGCAGCACAGTCCGTCCACAGTGACGAGATCAACCCGGGCGAAGCACTGTTCAGTGACAAGAACGGCTTCGACGAGATTACGGAGCAAACTGGGACGGTGCTGGAGCAGATCGGGCTTCACGACCGTGCTGACGAGCACGCGGAGGCTCTGGCGTACGGTGATCAGCGCCGACTCGAACTGGGCCTCGTACTGGCGACAGACCCAGATCTCGTCATGCTCGACGAACCAACTGCCGGCATGAGTAGCGAGGAAACACAGGCCACAATGAAGCTTATCGATGACGTCCTTTCAGACCGGTCGCTGATGCTCATCGAACACGATATCGACCTTGTGATGCGTGTCTCGGACCGGATTACCGTATTGACTCGCGGCGAAGAACTCGCAAGCGGGACGCCCGAAGAGATCGCAAACAACGAGGACGTCCGCGATGCGTACCTCGGTGGTGTTCGAGAATGA
- a CDS encoding ABC transporter ATP-binding protein, with amino-acid sequence MTDPLLSLEDVRAGYGMTEVLQGVSMDVERGSVVSLVGRNGVGKTTTLRSIVGNITPNGGEITFNGEDITTLSPEATIRRGIGFVPEERRIFPELTVRENIRMGEIGAESPDGPSVDDVLDMFENLAEREHKDGSVLSGGEQQMLAVGRALTADPDLLLLDEPTEGLAPYVVRQIEDLILELNEHGITVLVVEQNIPVALDVSEYTYILEKGEIVHEGTAAEIQDSDDVLDRHLGVGVTD; translated from the coding sequence ATGACCGACCCGCTACTCTCCCTCGAAGACGTCCGGGCTGGATACGGGATGACTGAGGTACTACAGGGTGTTTCGATGGATGTCGAACGCGGAAGCGTCGTGTCGCTTGTCGGGCGCAACGGCGTCGGCAAGACAACGACGCTCCGCTCGATTGTCGGCAATATCACTCCGAATGGAGGGGAAATTACGTTCAACGGCGAAGACATCACGACACTCAGTCCCGAGGCGACGATCCGGCGGGGCATCGGGTTCGTCCCCGAAGAGCGACGTATTTTCCCCGAGCTGACCGTCCGAGAGAATATCCGGATGGGTGAGATCGGTGCTGAGTCCCCTGACGGCCCATCAGTCGACGATGTACTGGACATGTTCGAGAACCTTGCGGAGCGAGAACACAAGGACGGATCAGTCCTTTCAGGTGGCGAACAGCAGATGCTCGCGGTCGGCCGTGCCCTCACTGCTGACCCGGATCTGTTGCTACTCGATGAACCGACTGAAGGGCTTGCACCCTATGTCGTCCGGCAGATCGAAGACCTGATCCTCGAACTGAACGAACACGGTATCACGGTACTGGTTGTCGAGCAGAATATCCCGGTCGCGTTGGATGTCTCAGAGTACACGTACATCCTTGAAAAGGGCGAGATTGTCCACGAAGGAACAGCGGCGGAGATACAGGACAGCGACGACGTACTCGATAGACACCTCGGCGTCGGCGTCACTGACTGA
- a CDS encoding IclR family transcriptional regulator, giving the protein MTGQDPIESAGRVLDIVEALKAEQPLGVTELAEQVGMPKSTVHVHLSTLKSRGYVVQNKDKAYQLSLRFLDIGMKVRERQEMYQEVTPKLSEIADETDEKAWWIVEENGKAVFLAKALGSRAIQTNSQIGQYTELYRLAGGMAILSVLPKRRRETILESYDYPLPDGRDRQELEAELNEIQDRGVAYGIDQFLEGVAGVGAPLVDNAGNTYGAISVSGPANRLDSERIENELTDLIRGISGELQVNLSYQ; this is encoded by the coding sequence ATGACGGGACAAGACCCGATCGAGTCCGCCGGGAGGGTGCTGGACATTGTTGAAGCACTGAAAGCGGAGCAGCCACTCGGGGTCACTGAGTTGGCAGAGCAGGTGGGGATGCCCAAGAGTACAGTCCACGTTCATCTTTCAACGCTCAAGAGTCGAGGTTACGTCGTTCAGAACAAGGACAAAGCGTATCAACTGAGCCTGCGGTTTCTGGATATTGGCATGAAAGTTCGCGAGCGACAGGAAATGTACCAGGAGGTCACGCCGAAACTGAGCGAGATAGCCGACGAAACTGATGAAAAGGCGTGGTGGATCGTCGAAGAGAACGGCAAGGCCGTCTTCCTTGCCAAAGCACTCGGCAGTCGGGCGATTCAGACGAACTCGCAGATCGGCCAGTACACCGAACTGTACAGATTGGCTGGTGGCATGGCAATCCTCTCAGTGTTGCCGAAACGCAGGCGGGAGACAATCCTCGAAAGTTACGACTACCCACTTCCTGATGGTCGGGACCGGCAGGAACTCGAAGCAGAACTCAACGAGATTCAGGACCGCGGCGTCGCCTACGGCATCGACCAGTTCCTCGAAGGCGTCGCCGGTGTCGGCGCACCTCTGGTAGACAACGCCGGTAACACGTACGGTGCCATCAGTGTCTCAGGACCGGCAAACCGACTGGACTCAGAACGCATCGAAAACGAGCTGACCGACCTCATCCGGGGAATCTCCGGCGAGCTACAGGTGAATCTCTCATATCAATAG